A stretch of DNA from Pseudonocardia hierapolitana:
CTCGCGCAGGTGCAGGCGGACGTCGCGCACACCGTGGCCACCACCGCGGACACCGGGACGGACGCGTGGGCCCAGCTGACCGCCGGCTGCCGCGCCTTCCTCACGGCGAGCACCGACCCCGCCGTCCGGCGGATCATGCTGATCGACGGCCCGGCCGTGCTGGGGTGGAGCGAGTGGCGCGCGATGGACGAGGCCGGTTCGGCGCGCCACCTCGCGGACGCCCTCACGGCCCTGATCGAGGCCGGTGTGATCGCGGCGCAGCCGGTGCAGCCACTGGTCCGGCTGCTGTCCGGCGCGATGAACGAGGCCGCCCTGTGGCTCGCCGAGACCGGTGACCCCGGCGACCTGGATGCCGTGCTCGCGGCGCTGCTCCGGATGCTGGAGGCGCTGCGGGCGTGAGCGGCGCCCTTCGCCCGATCAGGCGGACTCGTCGAGCCTCCTGCGCTGCTCCTCGAGCTCGGCGGCGCGGGCCAGCTGCTCGGCCGTCTCCTCCGCAGCC
This window harbors:
- a CDS encoding TetR/AcrR family transcriptional regulator; amino-acid sequence: MTRAQQRERTRAVLLDVSRDLFATRGYAAVGLAEIVREAGVTKGALYHHFEGGKSELFRAVLAQVQADVAHTVATTADTGTDAWAQLTAGCRAFLTASTDPAVRRIMLIDGPAVLGWSEWRAMDEAGSARHLADALTALIEAGVIAAQPVQPLVRLLSGAMNEAALWLAETGDPGDLDAVLAALLRMLEALRA